One segment of Gordonia terrae DNA contains the following:
- a CDS encoding mismatch-specific DNA-glycosylase gives MGFTRAELLAFQDRTVDDLVGADCKLLFVGINPGLWTAATGAHFARPGNRFYPALARAGIVDHVIDASRGMSDADRTLLLDRGVGITNVVSRATAAAAELTVDEFRDGGRRLRERVRVIGPRVVAVAGITAYRSAFGRRDAVAGRQDETWDGAQLWVVPNPSGLNAHETVDTLAAAYRRAAVAAGVVDDLRSPPS, from the coding sequence ATGGGTTTCACCCGAGCCGAACTGCTCGCCTTCCAGGACCGCACCGTCGACGACCTCGTGGGTGCGGACTGCAAGCTGCTGTTCGTCGGGATCAACCCGGGGCTGTGGACGGCGGCCACCGGAGCGCATTTCGCCCGCCCGGGCAACCGGTTCTACCCCGCGCTCGCCCGGGCCGGCATCGTCGACCACGTGATCGACGCCTCCCGGGGGATGTCCGACGCCGATCGGACCCTGCTGCTCGACCGCGGCGTGGGAATCACCAACGTCGTATCGCGGGCCACCGCGGCCGCCGCCGAACTGACCGTCGACGAGTTCCGCGACGGCGGACGCCGCCTGCGTGAGCGGGTCCGCGTGATCGGCCCCCGCGTCGTCGCGGTCGCCGGGATCACCGCTTATCGCAGCGCGTTCGGCCGCCGCGACGCGGTGGCGGGACGGCAGGACGAGACGTGGGACGGCGCGCAGTTGTGGGTGGTCCCGAACCCGAGCGGACTGAACGCCCACGAGACGGTGGACACCCTGGCCGCTGCCTACCGACGGGCCGCGGTCGCCGCCGGGGTCGTCGACGACCTCAGAAGTCCTCCGAGCTGA
- a CDS encoding AAA family ATPase: MPELSYTIMGGLGAQIGSDAVELGTRKQRATLAQLILAEGAPVRADSLIEGIWGDSPPERADVSLQSYISGLRKALEPHRRPRTPSTVLLTHGTGYSLPVTGEQVDVRRLTTRVVAARALMQQGEAAAAAPLLAQVLDDYRPLLPEFEGLAFRDEAADQLDRMLQAARELSFEARMADGDHRLLVTELESEVERSPLDEGLWVLFATALYRLGRQSDALGAIATARRVLADEIGVDPGPRLRTLESDILDHAPHLDLPTAARPDITTTVSDVAEYGRTTPAGPARDPDVRDPEPDEAPSIVGRTEELAALHRAVLASMSGHGGVVVVEGEPGAGKTALIDEAGRRAAGAADLRVLWGRCVDDPAAPSMWPWVQILGAVLPRLDPADRERLLDSSLGRMVTEGVNVIPPPRQMPDAAARFQFYDQAADLLDGVAATSKLIIVLDDLQWADGASLELFAHMAARRTAGVTFFASLRAPSTRPVVAGTLATLARLPEHRRLRVGPLDGDDISELIRRETRQWPEVATVASIERRTGGNAFFVRELARILADRGSIAGSAVPSGVRDVIRQRLVGLSSETTELLELASLIGTRVDLVLVAAAASRPVDEALDLLEPAGEAGVIDLGPDDPFGFGFSHDIIREAIADGIAAMRARRLHLAIADALAGNSSPHAVTRVARHLWSAGPLADRKRTTTALLTAGDIALRTYDFDGARRHLGDAATLARATGDQQAELVAITTQLAGEVAAHGYFAADPDLQDRARTLASTLGDTRLLATLDYARCAAHIQIADTHTGHRLALDLRRRAERSDDPVVTHLGMHAAAIDEFHRGNFGAAHRILETYAPIDVDVEGLRDDQLAMARGFRAWAATVHLGSAAGRAVFATMTDAHPDPRSQLGMAIFAVGAASMLGDAEWVLEAGPAITSDGAAALAYLRRGGERMYWWARAMTGDLDDALEHIDRLGTEDPAMEDHPRTGESYWLGLHAEVLVVAGKLTDAATLLDRAADVADRTGERYADAHRLVVRARYEYANGRPASVVAATLSAARDTALAQEAAGLVRRIDALSTTWGLTSPA; this comes from the coding sequence ATGCCCGAACTCTCATACACGATCATGGGCGGTCTCGGCGCCCAGATCGGTTCCGATGCCGTCGAACTCGGCACGCGCAAGCAGCGGGCGACGCTCGCCCAGCTGATCCTTGCCGAGGGCGCGCCGGTGCGTGCCGACAGTCTGATCGAGGGCATCTGGGGCGATTCGCCACCGGAGCGCGCGGACGTGTCACTCCAGTCCTACATCTCGGGTCTGCGCAAGGCCCTCGAACCACACCGCAGGCCACGGACTCCCTCCACGGTCCTCCTCACCCACGGCACCGGATACAGCCTCCCCGTGACCGGCGAGCAGGTCGACGTGCGCCGGTTGACGACCCGCGTCGTCGCCGCGCGCGCTCTGATGCAGCAGGGCGAGGCCGCGGCGGCCGCCCCGCTGCTGGCACAGGTGCTCGACGACTATCGCCCGCTGCTGCCGGAGTTCGAGGGCTTGGCCTTCCGGGACGAGGCCGCCGACCAACTCGACCGCATGCTGCAGGCCGCCCGGGAGTTGTCGTTCGAGGCACGGATGGCCGACGGCGACCACCGTCTGCTCGTCACCGAACTCGAGAGCGAGGTCGAGCGTTCACCTCTCGACGAGGGACTGTGGGTCCTGTTCGCGACCGCGCTCTACCGTCTCGGTCGCCAATCCGACGCGCTCGGCGCGATCGCGACCGCCCGCCGGGTCCTGGCCGACGAGATCGGCGTCGACCCCGGGCCTCGGTTGCGGACCCTCGAAAGCGACATCCTCGACCACGCCCCGCATCTCGATCTCCCCACCGCCGCCCGTCCGGACATCACGACGACCGTGTCGGACGTCGCCGAATACGGCCGGACGACCCCGGCGGGCCCCGCTCGCGACCCTGACGTCCGCGACCCCGAACCCGACGAGGCGCCGTCGATCGTGGGTCGAACCGAGGAACTGGCCGCATTGCATCGAGCGGTGCTCGCCTCGATGTCGGGGCACGGCGGCGTCGTCGTGGTCGAGGGTGAGCCGGGCGCGGGCAAGACCGCGCTGATCGACGAAGCCGGCCGCCGTGCCGCGGGTGCCGCCGATCTCCGAGTGCTGTGGGGCCGTTGTGTCGACGACCCGGCGGCCCCGTCGATGTGGCCGTGGGTCCAGATCCTCGGTGCCGTGCTGCCCCGACTCGATCCGGCCGATCGGGAGCGACTCCTCGACAGCTCGCTCGGCCGGATGGTGACCGAAGGCGTCAACGTGATCCCGCCGCCGCGGCAGATGCCCGACGCCGCCGCACGATTCCAGTTCTACGACCAGGCAGCCGATCTCCTCGACGGCGTGGCCGCGACGTCGAAGCTCATCATCGTGCTCGACGACCTGCAGTGGGCCGATGGTGCATCGCTGGAACTGTTCGCACACATGGCCGCGCGCCGGACCGCCGGGGTGACCTTCTTCGCGTCGCTGCGCGCGCCGTCCACCCGACCGGTCGTCGCCGGCACGCTGGCCACGCTCGCCCGGCTTCCGGAGCACCGGCGCCTCCGCGTCGGCCCGCTCGACGGCGACGACATCTCCGAACTCATCCGGCGCGAGACCCGCCAGTGGCCGGAGGTCGCCACCGTCGCCTCGATCGAGCGACGTACCGGGGGCAACGCGTTCTTCGTCCGGGAACTCGCCCGCATCCTGGCCGATCGCGGGTCCATCGCGGGCAGCGCGGTCCCCTCCGGTGTCCGTGACGTCATCCGCCAGCGGTTGGTCGGTTTGTCATCGGAGACGACGGAACTCCTCGAACTGGCGTCGCTCATCGGCACCCGCGTGGACCTCGTCCTGGTGGCGGCCGCCGCGAGTCGGCCGGTGGACGAGGCGCTCGACCTGCTCGAACCCGCGGGCGAGGCGGGCGTCATCGATCTCGGACCCGACGACCCGTTCGGTTTCGGGTTCAGCCACGACATCATCCGCGAGGCGATCGCCGACGGTATCGCCGCGATGCGCGCCCGGCGACTGCATCTCGCGATCGCGGATGCGCTCGCCGGCAACTCCTCACCCCATGCGGTGACCAGGGTCGCCCGGCATCTGTGGTCCGCCGGTCCGCTGGCCGACCGGAAACGCACCACCACCGCCCTTCTCACCGCAGGCGACATCGCCTTGCGCACCTACGACTTCGACGGTGCGCGCCGGCATCTCGGAGATGCGGCGACGCTGGCCCGGGCGACCGGCGACCAGCAGGCGGAGCTCGTCGCGATCACCACACAGCTGGCCGGCGAGGTCGCGGCGCACGGCTACTTCGCCGCCGACCCCGATCTCCAGGACCGTGCCCGGACGCTCGCATCCACTCTGGGCGACACGCGCCTGCTCGCGACACTCGACTACGCACGCTGCGCGGCCCACATCCAGATCGCGGACACGCACACCGGCCACCGCCTCGCGCTCGATCTGCGTCGTCGCGCCGAACGGTCCGACGACCCGGTCGTCACCCACCTGGGCATGCACGCCGCGGCCATCGACGAGTTCCACCGGGGGAACTTCGGTGCGGCGCATCGCATCCTGGAGACCTACGCGCCGATCGACGTGGATGTCGAGGGTCTCCGCGACGACCAGCTCGCGATGGCCCGCGGCTTTCGCGCCTGGGCGGCGACCGTGCATCTCGGCAGCGCTGCCGGCCGAGCAGTGTTCGCGACGATGACCGACGCGCACCCGGATCCGCGGTCGCAGCTCGGCATGGCGATCTTCGCGGTCGGGGCGGCGTCCATGCTCGGTGACGCGGAGTGGGTTCTGGAAGCCGGCCCGGCCATCACCTCCGACGGCGCCGCCGCGCTCGCCTACCTCCGCCGCGGCGGCGAACGCATGTACTGGTGGGCGCGGGCCATGACCGGCGACCTCGACGACGCCCTCGAACACATCGACCGGCTGGGGACCGAGGACCCCGCCATGGAGGACCATCCGCGTACCGGTGAGAGCTACTGGCTCGGTCTGCATGCCGAGGTGCTCGTGGTCGCCGGCAAGCTCACCGACGCCGCGACACTCCTCGATCGGGCCGCCGACGTCGCCGACCGGACCGGCGAACGGTACGCCGACGCCCACCGCCTCGTCGTCCGCGCACGCTACGAGTACGCCAACGGTCGTCCGGCCTCGGTGGTGGCCGCGACCCTGTCCGCCGCGCGCGACACCGCACTCGCGCAAGAGGCGGCGGGGTTGGTCCGGAGGATCGACGCACTGTCGACGACCTGGGGACTCACCTCGCCCGCCTGA
- a CDS encoding VOC family protein, which produces MTLAPGMITVDALAPAPLANWWADRLGGRIVEDNDGYFVVVAVGEGVPLFAFQKVEDPTPGKNRIHLDLTTDDLESEVDRLVAAGATRIADREMPGFAWVTLADPDGNQFCVSARHDAETAS; this is translated from the coding sequence ATGACTCTCGCACCGGGCATGATCACCGTCGACGCGCTTGCACCGGCGCCGCTGGCGAACTGGTGGGCCGACCGGCTCGGCGGCCGCATCGTCGAGGACAACGACGGGTACTTCGTCGTCGTCGCGGTCGGGGAGGGCGTGCCGCTGTTCGCGTTCCAGAAGGTCGAGGACCCCACACCCGGGAAGAACCGCATCCACCTCGACCTGACGACCGACGATCTCGAGTCGGAGGTGGACCGACTCGTGGCCGCCGGAGCGACCCGGATCGCCGATCGTGAGATGCCCGGGTTCGCGTGGGTGACGCTCGCCGACCCCGACGGCAACCAGTTCTGTGTGTCGGCCAGGCACGACGCGGAGACGGCATCCTGA
- a CDS encoding FAD-binding oxidoreductase, producing MTATPASSPEHTERLTVRTRTSVLAQLRDRIAGDVYGPGDAGYLDARSGFNRLDVHRPAVIAVPANHFDVVEAVRFATEEDLRVAVQATGHGTGRVADGGLLINTSRLSSVSVDPITRTARVGAGATWRTVVDAAAPFGLAPLMGSASGVGAVGYTLGGGFGWLGRRFGLASDTVRSVDLVTPDGTPIRVTDTSHPDIFWALKGAGAGGFGVVTSMEIRLVDVSTVYAGNLFYPVADAEEIIRRFRDWAPAQSDELTSAVAIVNLPPTDDVPAPLRGRSFAVVRGCWSGDLDAGRAVLDEWRAWRAPIVDAWDVLPFAAIDAVSMDPTDPMPVMVTTEWFDDLPDAAIDIVAGRVRPAPASAPLIVCGEIRHAGGAIARGARQAPNDRGRAGRFLLELVAAVPDPHIALAVESTLRVTRTELAPYVTGAAYPNFTSGTERVARAAQAFSADHRQRLDAIKAALDPANRFCHGDI from the coding sequence ATGACCGCAACCCCCGCCTCCTCGCCCGAGCACACCGAGCGACTGACCGTCCGCACCCGCACCTCGGTGCTCGCGCAACTCCGCGACCGGATCGCCGGCGACGTCTACGGTCCCGGCGACGCGGGCTACCTCGACGCACGGTCCGGATTCAACCGGCTCGACGTGCATCGGCCCGCCGTGATCGCCGTTCCCGCCAATCACTTCGACGTCGTGGAAGCCGTCCGGTTCGCCACCGAGGAGGACCTGCGCGTCGCGGTGCAGGCCACCGGCCACGGCACCGGGCGGGTCGCTGACGGCGGGTTGCTGATCAACACCTCCCGACTGTCCTCGGTGAGCGTCGACCCGATCACCCGGACCGCGCGCGTGGGCGCCGGCGCCACGTGGCGGACCGTTGTCGACGCCGCCGCCCCGTTCGGATTGGCGCCGCTGATGGGTTCGGCGAGCGGTGTCGGCGCGGTCGGTTACACGCTGGGCGGTGGTTTCGGCTGGCTCGGCCGACGCTTCGGTCTCGCGTCGGACACCGTGCGCTCGGTCGACCTGGTCACCCCGGACGGCACACCGATCCGGGTCACCGACACCAGCCACCCGGACATCTTCTGGGCGCTGAAGGGTGCCGGCGCAGGCGGCTTCGGGGTCGTGACGTCCATGGAGATCAGGCTCGTCGACGTGTCGACCGTGTACGCGGGCAACCTGTTCTACCCGGTCGCCGACGCCGAGGAGATCATCCGCCGCTTCCGGGACTGGGCACCGGCGCAGTCCGACGAGCTGACGTCCGCCGTCGCGATCGTCAACCTGCCACCCACCGACGACGTCCCGGCACCGTTGCGCGGCCGGAGCTTCGCGGTCGTGCGCGGATGCTGGTCCGGAGATCTCGACGCCGGTCGCGCGGTCCTCGACGAGTGGCGGGCGTGGCGCGCGCCGATCGTCGACGCGTGGGATGTGCTGCCGTTCGCCGCGATCGACGCCGTCAGCATGGACCCGACCGATCCGATGCCGGTGATGGTCACCACCGAGTGGTTCGACGATCTCCCGGACGCCGCCATCGACATCGTCGCCGGCCGGGTCCGGCCGGCCCCCGCATCCGCGCCGCTCATCGTGTGCGGCGAGATCCGCCACGCGGGTGGGGCGATCGCGCGCGGGGCGCGGCAAGCACCCAATGACCGGGGCCGGGCGGGACGATTCCTTCTCGAACTGGTTGCTGCGGTGCCCGACCCCCACATCGCTCTTGCGGTCGAGTCGACGCTGCGGGTGACCCGCACCGAGCTGGCGCCGTACGTCACCGGCGCCGCCTATCCGAACTTCACCTCGGGTACCGAACGGGTGGCCCGCGCCGCCCAGGCGTTCAGCGCCGACCACCGGCAACGACTCGACGCGATCAAGGCTGCCCTGGACCCCGCGAACCGCTTCTGTCACGGCGACATCTGA